AgctatgaataaaattatgaaaaacttcaattttagaattaatctaaattatattgatgattGCACAGTTTTGAAAAAACTTTTGATAAGCACTTATATTCTTTAGAATCAACTATGAAaagatttaaacaatataatttaaaataaaaattgtcaaaatgtaGATTTGGGTACACGGAGTTAAAAATTCTaggaaatataaatgataacaaaGATCCGTCCTACAGCTTACAGCAATTACACAGTTAAGTTCTCCGACTAACATAATTCAATTAAGTAAGTAGGGGAGACCTGGGTAAGTTGACGAATCTAAGGTTCggtgcatttttaaaatatactacctttatatatatttgtaaattgtacacACATAGATAGAGGTACTTTTGAAGAatgttctaaaattaaaaattagacttaattttttttttgaacgtgttaaaaaaattaaataaaaaataatttggaattcGTCATCTTACCCATGTGCTGGGGTAAGTTGACATTTTGCCGGGTTAAGTTGACaaagcataatttatattatgttttaatgagtaaatatactttttataaaattcagtgcatttatttaaaaatttaaaaattcaaagagtcttaaaaacttaaagacaaataacaataaaataacatttttctttcagtctgaaaatcaaataaaataacataaaattaaattgtaacctTGTTCAGTCTTAAtatcaaatacctatttaaaacaataaaataaaattgtaacctTTTCagtcttaatataaaatatattaaaatatataaaacaataaaataaaattgtaacctCCTAAGAGccttaatatcaaatatctaaaacaataaaataacatttttccttcagtctaaaaataaacattcagtcttaatacctataaaatatgaaagtaatatgaaaatcaacttataaaatatgttttctgcAAAACTCGCAGGTGAATGTTTTCCAACATTCAACTCCTACATAAAGTTCGTGAATAAACGTACacgaattaacaaaaatatttaatataaaatataatcaaatgggATAAGTTGACGATAGTCATCTTACCCACGTCAACTTGACCCgatcgataatattttaatcatgataatatttttgtcattttaacatacgtaataaacattaattatacataaaaataaagcttAAACTAtactttattgattaaaaacaatatataatggaTTTCACTTTCCTTTTTTCGGAAAAACGttatttcaaaacacaaaaaattaaagtgtGTAGTGTGTACGGTGATAACAgaaaatcgtaaataaaaacacatggtCTTTATCGTGATTATTTCTTATCGGTAAAATAGTTGTTCCTGACATCATTCCTTACATTTGTTGTAAAACATTAGCTGTTAATATAATCTACtatcagttattataaattcgtCATATTCTTACCCAGCTTGCTCGTCAACTTACCCGGGTCTCCCCTAGTTTTTTGGGATTGGAAAATTATTTTCGATGGTTCCTACATCccaaattttagtaaaatcacTTATTCCCTTAAACTGagttaacaaaatgtaatttctaaacaaaaaagcaggtaagtgggtgtcgctctgttgtacagtaggttacaagtcgGTCACCGCTATGGATgatgttaaaattgaattcaatgatatataaactcagtgtatacgaaaaactattTTGAGCGAAAGCGGTCgttagcctataatattactaatacaggtaattttatatacatttatctacttaCAGATAAAGataggtaaatacattttacatttatctatattagataaagataatttaacttttatctaaataatatggtAGATAagctaatttttattatatttaaactagctgatcccatgCACTTCGTTTcccttaaaaaatgacaactctttaaattgtgattgttcaaatcCTTTTGTATGTAACTCGCAACAGTAAGTGCaattcagccaccctggtaggcaatccgaccacgtcggatcgcggacaatttGCAAAGGTATATCAAGTAGACAATCCACCCGCCGATGAGCGGCTATAAAGTGCAATATGCGACAAtccgatttgatgcatgcttgattaaccaatatacaaataaaatactaatacgtcattaataattattaataataataataatttaactaacgtttaaccaatggcaaccaattattattattattgtaactttaaaacccatagcaaccacttataaacaaaaatttccaccgtaaatctcaaaatcctcgTTTGAGCACATCCCCAGGTTGGacttaggggtatgaaaaatagttaacttCACTCTctcagacctactgaatatACACACGAAATTTCATGaaaatcggtcaagccgtttcggaggagtttggcgacatacattttctatattgtgacacgagatttttatatattagataacaaATTTACTTCTTTACCTACACGAATATAAAGTAACTAATagttaataagtacctacataatatagcgtaatattgtaatattgtcatTGTGTACTAATTGTATAGTGTTATGGTAGAACAattttagtacaaaaaaatgaatattattcaagaaaaatagaaattgctaatataaatattctgtgTAAATTTCATGCaacttcattaaaaaaatgtgtaccaaGGGCAGCATAATCCTAAATATCCTAAATCGCCACTAGACGTAACAAACAAGAAggcctaacaaaaaaaaaatgtataatgctaCTAAAATACGCGTGGTGCGTACGTCCAAATGGCTGCATATATTTGGGAGTTCCTAGTCGTATTTTAGGGGGGCTATAATAATCCGGAAAGTATATGTCCGGACCGTATAATTCCGGAATGTATTTATCCAGACCGTATTTCGACGgaatccaaaaaatataaaccgtATTTTAACGGAACGTATAGTTCCGGAAAGTATATGTCCGGACCGTATAATTCCGGAACGTATTTATCCGGACCGTATTTCGACGGAATCCAAAAAGTATAAACCGTATTCTTCCGGAACGTATATGACCGGAACGTATTTGCCCGGACTCTTAAAAGGTAAAAACCGTATTCATCCGGACCGTATTTGCCCGGAACGTATTTGTCCGGAAAGTGTTgtaaattgcctatattaaaCCCCTTGCATAACATcagattacaattaataatcagttggtgtatttttatgttaaaaaaattgtttgttttgaactgtttttttctgttcaaaatggtttttaaacaaaaaaaattgtttgagtttCAAGCAGTTcaaacagtatatatttttaaacggttcaaaacaaaaaaaactcaatattacTTGGAGttacactgttttaaacatattacgttttattcgttttaaacaattaacgaaatattcaaaataaatgttttgaatttatgttttaaacatgtttaaaacaagTTGTTTAAAACTTGTTTTGTAAACATATTTGTAATTACGTAATTAAGTATTGTCGTATACTCCGATTGCTTTcgacgtacataataattaaactcaCACCATGTCACACACGAATCGCGGacattctcccccccccccggtACTGTTTCGGTGTAGTAGGACATTCCcccctttttttaaaagtttactatttaaaaatataatattattatttagtataaatatatttatgcctaatttcaaatattttcataaatataataaattattaattaataaattacttattattttttaaatttttattgtttcaagtaaGTAGTTCAGTTAatcaaacatatacatttataatctattacatttatgaaaataaaaactattttatattttatttaaaaaaaaaatttcatattaaataataaaattgaaaaaatcaaaaaatgacgtCCCTAAAGTACCgccttgatccaatttgctaaaagataagatactacatattgaaatcaaagcactccttctagtagaaattttgtatacaggataaaaaaaataaaataaataaacatcattgtaaaaccactagcttcatAGCTCCGCTCAGAGAATTtgatatagttatgttataacttataacttttataaaaatatttcctaaaatacattacttcattcattgttgatcttagataacttttcaacttttaactttttaaggtTGAAAAAAAATCGCCCTGGCaatgtacaaaactacaaaatatttgatttaaaaaataaactcggTATTTTTCAACCATTTTCGGTACCAAACTGATAACGGGCCGGGGGAGGCTgtctatacctactacctacatgataaaatgttcataataggcaatttaaatgttgaaaacttttttttcttattattgatcaatgaaatctaaaatcttgaacaattaatacaaggttcttcataatAGTTGTTATGAAGATAAACAATGAAGATTTTAAGTTCAGATTTCTACAAAATTAGTCAATCTCAATAtcacgaacatttgcaaatcatttttcggttcaaaatgtataagatgtttaatttttaatgtttggaaatttaaaacgagATATCTCATAAGTGGgtaatattgtaactaaaaaatataaaaaaatatagaagcacagatttttttatagttattttaagttgaaactTGGAGAAAATTAGatgtttaaatgaatattaatgatattttttatttaattataactcaaaaacattatttttggtgactattataacttttacctataatattatattttatacacacaatgaaattGTATAATGCAATGTTTTCTGCAAAATGTAATGGCACATGGCGTGTACCCTACAAACTCctgtttttttatgaatgtacatataatcatacataaatcattcatgaatcatgatataccattgtatgtaggtacacagACCTGCTCAGGACGTGTTAACGTTGGAACAATATTCTAGTTTACAGCCTTCGCTTGTAAGTTAACggtgaaaaatttcaaaaaatattgcttTCCCAAAACGCGATTTTGTTAAAAGAGAGCACTTAGAATTAAATTTGAGATgaatttgaactaaaaatgaGATGCAAGTACTTATTgcctataagaaaaaaaattgtcttgttTCAGGTCTAATAACACCCTAAGATCCCAAAGTAACGtaactttttgttatatattattatataaatgttttatgatcttcattcttaaatttattttatttagttaaaatacatatattatgtcaactaaaaaaataacaagaagTACATATAGTAAagtaaatgtgtttaaaaattaaataaattaaaacagataattatttttaggttcTATTTAATACTTGACGATACCAGTtacattggtaaaaaaaaaacttttatactgtaggtaccatggtcgtttatttttattaaaaactataatttagaacaatGCAAATATGtagcataaattataaatttgtcgaTCGCAACGTAGTGTTGTCGAAATAAACCAAGAAGACAAGATCGTGATAGCGCAAGGCAAAACGTATTAGGTACCTTTAGacaaggtaaaaattaaaactaataatttgtgttaagttatattattttattttatttattattattaattagtctaGACACATTTAATGTAACAGTTACCTAGAATgggtatcatttattaatttgaaatagcgGATccttggaaataataatataatatttaattccacGTAACCCGTACAATTGTAGGTCTATAAAGGTAAGTAAGCATGATGTCTAGActcttttgttttgtttttataacaattttaaatcagttataatatttacttatacctcttatatatataattaatttatatatatcaatacgggtatatagttatttattatatttcttatttttgagttttgaaaTTTGTCATTCTTCATCAAGACTTCAAGGAGGATTAATGTTGgtagtttaaaattttgaatattataaattataatattcaaaatttataatattatatttattatatctgctCAAATATATACACACTTTTACAATGAACCATGATGGATACCGATATGacaataatggtaaaaaaaaatggaatcacGTAAGTACCTAAtcacacatcatattataataaaaatatactatatatataatatataccgatttttttttaaccatagttCATTAAgctaatacacattataactattacatttttttataaataattttatgtatacattatatattattttatattagattctgagcggatgtgttgattttacaatgatgtgttttttttataaaatttgtttccgtgtacacgataagtaggtagttgaaataatgcttcgttTTCCAACTTTGAAAGTTTTACACTAGAGTGaatctatattgtataaatcaaaacaaaaacccTTCGTAAACTTCTTGTAAAAATtgctaagaaaaaaaatattagatcattaagcactataaagatgtgatataatgaattaatgctaagtatattgaatttaagtaaacgtattttgtttcaataatttatttacttggcgaggAATTAACAAAGTgtgatgaacaaaataattaaatggccAGTGCCGTATTTCCCAGTAAACACTTTAAGCTAGTGCTTTGggcggtaaattatttttaatattacatttttattattatatgttactaGAACTGAAAGCAATGcaactaattataaaatgtttttagagcAACGAGATTGtggtaatttttattgtaaggtgatttttaatttcaaatttgtagaGTTTATCACCTTATAATAGCATTGCTGCGTtagatatttatgattattttaataatattattattaatatttatattattcaaaatttttttttaagaaataattcctcgccaagtaaataaattattgaaacaaaatacgtttacttaaattcaatatacttagCATTAATtgatatcacatctttatagtgcttaatgatctaatatttttttttttacttagccatTTTTGCACGAAGTTTACGAAgggtttttgttgtgatttatacaatatagatgGTTATGACCCGCCGACCGCAGACACTCGTCGTCATTTGCTCCCACCTAGGCCTCGAGCTGCATACACGAAATTGAGTGGGGGAACCGGCCGATGCGACGACGACGGCTAGCGTGATTCtgagtttaatataaatttcctTTAAAAATGCCGCACTTTTTCACGAATAACGTAAGCGCCGCCCCTAATCGAATCTATTTTTCTACTACAGATTATCcaaacaaacacaaaaaaattaaataaatatcactccattgtaaaatcaatacattcattattccgcttagaatctaaaatctaattattatatagttaaataattttaaatataacaaaatatattgtgtataatatgatattataaaattgatattttaaattaaattatccttTGGTGTGCTTAAATGTGTGTGGATTGActgttaatacttttattttttaactctcgatcctttttattattttgaaatacataataggtacctaatactatattatattttacaaattttttttttgctttaaatttttaattattagaaaatatagctTATATGAATTCTTGTagttcataaatattgtatattgttattcaatagttattacaaatgtaGCAAAAGTACCATGCACTTTTGTCCTGGAACCATGAAAAAGATGGCCGACGGAACAATTATAGTGATGAGGTCTCACTCTAATCATGAGCGTGAAGATGATACCCCTCAGTTAATAGATGCTTTAAAAGCAGTACTAAAAAGAAGAGCTGCtgctgaaaatattttattaaaagaaatttacgACGAAGAGTGCTTAAGGTAAATTTTAGaagttttattattgaaaaattaattataattgcttatacttatttattgatttaggcATCCAATAGCAGCTAGCTTATATCCATGGCCTACAGCTGAATCTTTAATGCGTTTGGCCCGTAGGTCAGTAATGCCTAGATTGCCTGGGAACCTTCAGGAACTAGCATCCTTATTTGATAATGGGCATCTTCAAAGATACAATTGTTGTGACATTACGATATTTAGGAGCTGTATTCGTGACCTTGATGGTAAAACTAGCCTGATATTTGCATGTCCAGTTTTGTCACAAAGTTTTTGTGGTACTGGAATTGAGGAGCTTCATGTAGACGCTACTTTTAAAGTGGTTCCAGTAAACATGGGCTATCAATTATTGAGCGTACATGCTAtgatacaaaattatgtaagtatattatacctaaaacaaaaatttaacttacaattgtttttattatattgatgttcattcatttatttatttatctatagtcAATACCAATTATATTCGCACTAATGGAATCAAAGTCTAGGAATTCATATGACAGTGTATTTCGATATGTTAAAGATAATCTTTTAGCAAACATTTCTCCAAGGATTATCATAAGTGATTATGAATCTACACTTAGAGATGTTCTACAATCATATTTCCCTGAAGCTCGAACATCTGGTTGTTGGTTCCACCAtaatcaagtacctacctaaaaaatacaaatttttattcttattataattttgcttaATGATTAGTAtacttaagttatttatatttaaatctttttaggcagtttttaaaaatatgaaaagtaaaGGATACTATAGGCTTGTAAATACTAATCAATTTGCACTGCAAAGCTTAAACCTTTTATTTGGCCTTCCACTGCTTCCATATCAGGATATAGAAAGagcatttcaattaattaaaatgtatgcaatCAACCATGGAGTAGCGatgcataatttatttgacTATTATGAGAGGTAAttagttgttaatatttaaaaatcaatacatattggattgttgtaaaactattaatgtacaatggttttatgttttttttctttgtcataattttttggagcagtaaaatattttgatgttctACTTTAACTCAGTATTTAAAGGTGTTTTCTagaagaaaattggatctaattggtactttgggaatTAGGtcgttaaaagtaaaaatgcatagtatttttttataaatatttaaaaggttttttttgctatttgtagatattaaaattttttttttattagcattttt
Above is a window of Metopolophium dirhodum isolate CAU chromosome 3, ASM1992520v1, whole genome shotgun sequence DNA encoding:
- the LOC132941329 gene encoding uncharacterized protein LOC132941329, coding for MHFCPGTMKKMADGTIIVMRSHSNHEREDDTPQLIDALKAVLKRRAAAENILLKEIYDEECLRHPIAASLYPWPTAESLMRLARRSVMPRLPGNLQELASLFDNGHLQRYNCCDITIFRSCIRDLDGKTSLIFACPVLSQSFCGTGIEELHVDATFKVVPVNMGYQLLSVHAMIQNYSIPIIFALMESKSRNSYDSVFRYVKDNLLANISPRIIISDYESTLRDVLQSYFPEARTSGCWFHHNQAVFKNMKSKGYYRLVNTNQFALQSLNLLFGLPLLPYQDIERAFQLIKMYAINHGVAMHNLFDYYERYWLRRVGTQIISVHGLPRRTNNNIESFHNKLRLKFSVTHPNLWIFLSNLSNLFNNYHVIMRQLENNLQPTRSLKAKYLSQSKRLKNATSQYDAGIISMWQFMQLTSYTTSRYISRHINWINEVDPNSEPEVEAAAVVQPIQEPQLPIAPQVSTCIVCLNARAANIQQHIVIPCGHAWVCNNCITSLPAPTRCPLCRMEEVTFQRIFLN